From Hyalangium ruber, the proteins below share one genomic window:
- a CDS encoding glycoside hydrolase family 15 protein, giving the protein MALPLEAYALIGDTYSAALVGKDGSIDWLCWPRFDSDACFAALLGTEEHGRWRIAPSVPVRSVRRRYRPGTLVLETDFETADGRVRLIDFMPVRNSAPDIVRIVQGLEGHVPLHMELAPRFGYGDRTPWLRSSPSCVSAKAGPDATLLRAHLPLRVEAGRVHSDFTVAAGEQLPTVLTWFPSHEHPPHSVEAFAALDETCSWWRQWSERCVHVGPWREHVVRSLITLKALTYSPTGGIVAAPTTSVPELLGGVRNWDYRYCWLRDATLALLTLLDAGYTEEARAWRDWLLRAVAGEPSEIQIMYGVAGERRLTEMQLTWLPGYEGSGPVRIGNAAVCQHQLDVFGEVMDCLHQARRAGVPADTEAWDLQRHLLRFIERAWEFPDEGIWEVRGGRQHFTHSKVMAWVAVDRAVKSAEQFNLEGPLDAWRALRARIHAQVCERGFDSQRNAFVQAYGSKALDASLLMIPLVGFLPPEDPRVHGTLEAIQRELCHDGLVHRYDTREVADGLPPGEGVFLACTFWLADNLSLLGRKDEAREIFERLLGLCNDVGLLSEEYDVTRRRLVGNFPQAFSHLALITTAQNLSQHMEGPGEQRGRH; this is encoded by the coding sequence ATGGCGCTGCCCCTCGAAGCCTACGCTCTCATCGGCGACACCTACAGCGCTGCCCTCGTCGGCAAGGACGGCTCCATCGATTGGCTGTGCTGGCCTCGCTTCGACTCCGATGCCTGCTTCGCCGCCCTCCTGGGCACCGAGGAGCATGGACGCTGGCGCATCGCCCCCTCCGTCCCCGTTCGCTCCGTGCGCCGCCGCTACCGCCCCGGCACCCTCGTCCTCGAGACCGATTTCGAGACCGCTGACGGTCGCGTGCGCCTCATCGACTTCATGCCCGTGCGCAACAGCGCGCCCGACATCGTCCGCATCGTCCAGGGCCTCGAGGGCCACGTCCCCCTCCACATGGAGCTCGCCCCTCGCTTCGGCTATGGCGACCGCACCCCCTGGCTGCGCTCCTCCCCCTCCTGCGTCTCCGCCAAGGCCGGCCCCGACGCCACCCTGCTGCGCGCCCACCTCCCCCTGCGCGTCGAGGCCGGCCGCGTCCACTCCGACTTCACCGTGGCCGCCGGGGAGCAGCTCCCCACCGTCCTCACCTGGTTCCCCTCTCATGAGCACCCCCCGCACTCCGTGGAGGCCTTCGCCGCCCTCGACGAGACGTGCTCCTGGTGGCGCCAGTGGTCCGAGCGCTGCGTCCACGTCGGCCCCTGGCGCGAGCACGTCGTGCGCTCCCTCATCACCCTCAAGGCCCTTACCTACTCGCCCACCGGGGGCATCGTCGCCGCTCCCACCACCTCCGTGCCCGAGCTCCTCGGCGGCGTGCGCAACTGGGACTACCGCTACTGCTGGCTCCGAGACGCCACCCTCGCCCTCCTCACCCTCCTCGATGCCGGCTACACCGAGGAGGCTCGCGCCTGGCGCGACTGGCTGCTGCGCGCCGTGGCCGGTGAGCCCTCCGAAATCCAGATCATGTACGGCGTGGCCGGCGAGCGTCGCCTCACCGAGATGCAGCTGACCTGGCTGCCCGGCTACGAGGGCTCTGGCCCCGTGCGCATCGGCAACGCCGCCGTCTGCCAGCACCAGCTCGATGTCTTCGGCGAGGTGATGGACTGTCTCCACCAGGCCCGCCGCGCCGGCGTGCCCGCGGACACCGAAGCGTGGGACCTGCAACGCCACCTGCTCCGCTTCATCGAGCGCGCCTGGGAGTTTCCCGACGAGGGCATCTGGGAGGTACGCGGCGGCAGGCAGCACTTCACCCACTCCAAGGTCATGGCCTGGGTGGCCGTGGACCGGGCCGTGAAGAGCGCCGAGCAGTTCAACCTCGAAGGCCCCCTGGACGCCTGGCGCGCCCTGCGCGCGCGCATCCACGCCCAGGTGTGCGAGCGCGGCTTCGACTCCCAGCGCAACGCCTTCGTCCAGGCCTACGGCTCCAAGGCGCTCGATGCCAGCCTGCTCATGATTCCCCTGGTGGGCTTCCTGCCGCCGGAAGACCCGCGCGTCCACGGCACGCTGGAGGCCATCCAACGCGAGCTGTGCCACGACGGCCTGGTCCACCGTTACGACACCCGCGAGGTGGCCGATGGCCTCCCCCCCGGCGAGGGCGTCTTCCTCGCGTGTACCTTCTGGCTCGCCGACAACCTGTCGCTGCTCGGCCGCAAGGACGAGGCCCGGGAAATCTTCGAGCGGCTGCTCGGCCTGTGCAACGACGTGGGGCTCCTGTCCGAGGAGTACGACGTGACGCGCCGCCGGCTGGTGGGCAACTTCCCCCAGGCCTTCAGCCACCTGGCCCTCATCACCACCGCGCAGAACCTCTCCCAGCACATGGAGGGCCCCGGAGAGCAGCGCGGCCGGCATTGA
- the amrB gene encoding AmmeMemoRadiSam system protein B, whose amino-acid sequence MARVRAPAVAGSFYSADPSLLVQQVDGWLERSPTPEQARPAALIVPHAGYIYSGPIAASAYAHLRGWKGRSPRVLLLGPCHFVPLRGLAHPDVDVLQTPLGSVNVDAELRERAEATGLVVPSAEAHRREHSLEVQLPFLQRALGSFTVLPLVVGRAAPEQVASVLEALWTDDVLPVISSDLSHYLSYAQARQVDQETAEQVVSLEGPLEGERACGAGAINGLLLAARRRKLRAELLDLRSSGDTAGDKSRVVGYGAFAFRPEART is encoded by the coding sequence ATGGCTCGCGTACGCGCGCCCGCGGTGGCGGGCTCCTTCTACTCCGCTGATCCCTCGCTCCTCGTCCAGCAGGTGGACGGCTGGCTGGAGCGCTCGCCCACGCCCGAGCAGGCCCGGCCCGCCGCCCTCATCGTCCCCCATGCCGGCTACATCTACTCGGGGCCCATCGCGGCCAGCGCCTATGCCCACCTGCGCGGCTGGAAGGGGCGCTCTCCCCGCGTGCTGCTCCTGGGGCCGTGTCACTTCGTCCCCCTGCGCGGCCTGGCCCACCCCGACGTGGACGTGCTCCAGACGCCCCTGGGCTCCGTGAACGTGGACGCCGAATTGCGTGAGCGCGCAGAGGCTACCGGGCTGGTGGTGCCCTCGGCCGAGGCCCACCGGCGCGAGCACTCCCTCGAGGTGCAGCTGCCCTTCCTGCAGCGCGCCCTGGGCTCCTTCACCGTCCTGCCCCTCGTGGTGGGCCGCGCCGCGCCCGAGCAGGTGGCCTCCGTGCTGGAGGCGCTGTGGACGGACGACGTGCTGCCGGTGATCAGCTCGGATCTCTCCCACTACCTCTCTTATGCGCAGGCCCGACAGGTGGATCAGGAGACCGCCGAGCAGGTGGTGTCCCTGGAGGGCCCGCTGGAGGGGGAGCGCGCATGCGGCGCCGGCGCCATCAACGGGCTGCTGCTGGCCGCGCGGCGGCGGAAGCTTCGCGCCGAGCTGTTGGACCTGCGCTCCTCGGGAGACACCGCGGGCGACAAGAGCCGGGTGGTGGGCTACGGCGCCTTCGCCTTCCGGCCGGAGGCGCGGACATGA
- a CDS encoding helix-turn-helix domain-containing protein, whose product MGNALHLEDIATPSKEDTQQAAQAARALLPLLKASRKRAPRVTIRSEGQRQAEAVTVPREAFELFVKILEQMAQGNAVTIVPIHAELTTQQAANLLNVSRPYLIQLLEQGKLPFHKVGTHRRIRFEDLLAFKRQDDAHRQDVLRELAEEAQKLGLGY is encoded by the coding sequence ATGGGAAACGCTCTGCACCTCGAGGACATCGCCACTCCCAGCAAGGAGGACACTCAGCAGGCGGCCCAGGCCGCACGCGCGCTGCTGCCCCTCCTCAAGGCCTCCCGGAAGCGGGCGCCTCGCGTCACCATCCGCTCCGAGGGGCAACGGCAAGCCGAGGCCGTCACCGTCCCTCGCGAGGCGTTCGAGCTGTTCGTGAAGATCCTCGAGCAGATGGCGCAGGGAAATGCCGTGACCATCGTCCCCATTCACGCCGAGCTGACGACGCAGCAGGCCGCCAACCTGCTCAACGTCTCCCGCCCCTACCTCATCCAACTGTTGGAGCAGGGCAAGCTCCCCTTCCACAAGGTCGGCACCCACCGGCGCATCCGCTTCGAGGATCTGCTCGCCTTCAAGCGCCAGGACGATGCGCACCGCCAGGATGTGCTGCGCGAGCTGGCCGAAGAGGCCCAGAAGCTCGGGCTCGGTTATTGA